A window of Pseudomonas mucidolens contains these coding sequences:
- the ilvD gene encoding dihydroxy-acid dehydratase, translating to MPDYRSKTSTHGRNMAGARALWRATGMKDDDFKKPIIAIANSFTQFVPGHVHLKDLGQLVAREIERAGGVAKEFNTIAVDDGIAMGHDGMLYSLPSREIIADSVEYMVNAHCADAIVCISNCDKITPGMLMASLRLNIPVIFVSGGPMEAGKTKLASHGLDLVDAMVIAADSSASDEKVAEYERSACPTCGSCSGMFTANSMNCLVEALGLALPGNGSTLATHSDREQLFLQAGRTIVELCKRYYGENDESVLPRNIANFKAFENAMTLDIAMGGSTNTILHLLAAAQEAEIDFDLRDIDRLSRHVPQLCKVAPNIQKYHMEDVHRAGGIFSILGSLARGGLLHTDLPTVHSTSMAEGIAKWDITQTDDEAVHTFFKAGPAGIPTQTAFSQSTRWDTLDDNRENGCIRSVEHAYSQEGGLAVLYGNIALDGCVVKTAGVDESIHVFEGRAKIYESQDSSVRGILADEVKEGDIVIIRYEGPKGGPGMQEMLYPTSYLKSKGLGKACALLTDGRFSGGTSGLSIGHASPEAAAGGAIGLVQDGDKVLIDIPNRSINLLISDEELAARRVEQDKKGWKPVEKRPRKVTTALKAYALLATSADKGAVRNKAMLDGL from the coding sequence ATGCCAGATTACCGCTCGAAAACATCCACCCACGGCCGCAACATGGCCGGCGCCCGTGCCTTGTGGCGCGCCACGGGGATGAAAGATGACGACTTCAAGAAGCCGATCATCGCGATTGCCAACTCGTTCACCCAGTTCGTACCGGGCCACGTGCACCTCAAGGACCTGGGCCAACTGGTCGCCCGCGAGATCGAGCGCGCTGGCGGTGTCGCCAAGGAATTCAACACCATCGCCGTGGATGACGGCATCGCCATGGGCCACGACGGCATGCTGTATTCCCTGCCGAGCCGCGAGATCATCGCCGACTCCGTGGAGTACATGGTCAACGCCCACTGCGCCGACGCCATCGTGTGCATCTCCAACTGCGACAAGATCACCCCCGGCATGTTGATGGCGTCCCTGCGCCTGAATATCCCGGTGATCTTCGTTTCCGGCGGCCCGATGGAAGCCGGCAAGACCAAACTGGCCTCCCACGGCCTGGACCTGGTCGACGCGATGGTCATCGCCGCTGATTCCAGCGCGTCTGACGAGAAGGTCGCGGAATACGAGCGCAGCGCTTGCCCGACCTGCGGTTCGTGCTCCGGCATGTTCACTGCCAACTCGATGAACTGCCTGGTCGAAGCCCTCGGCCTGGCATTGCCCGGCAACGGTTCCACCCTGGCCACCCACAGCGACCGCGAGCAGTTGTTCCTGCAGGCCGGCCGCACCATCGTCGAGCTGTGCAAGCGTTACTACGGCGAGAACGACGAGTCGGTGTTGCCGCGCAACATCGCCAACTTCAAGGCGTTCGAAAACGCCATGACCCTGGACATCGCCATGGGCGGTTCCACCAACACTATCCTGCACTTGCTGGCTGCCGCCCAGGAAGCCGAGATCGATTTCGACCTGCGCGACATCGACCGTCTTTCCCGGCATGTGCCGCAACTGTGCAAGGTCGCGCCGAACATCCAGAAGTACCACATGGAAGATGTGCACCGCGCCGGCGGGATCTTCTCGATCCTCGGCTCCCTGGCCCGTGGCGGCTTGCTGCACACTGACTTGCCGACCGTGCACAGCACGTCCATGGCCGAAGGCATCGCCAAATGGGACATCACCCAGACTGACGACGAAGCCGTACACACCTTCTTCAAGGCCGGTCCGGCAGGCATTCCGACCCAGACCGCGTTCAGCCAGTCGACCCGTTGGGACACGCTGGACGACAACCGTGAAAACGGCTGTATCCGCAGCGTCGAGCATGCCTACTCCCAGGAAGGTGGCCTCGCCGTGTTGTACGGCAACATCGCCCTCGATGGCTGTGTGGTGAAAACCGCCGGCGTGGATGAGTCGATCCATGTGTTCGAAGGTCGCGCCAAGATCTACGAAAGCCAGGACAGCTCGGTTCGCGGCATCCTCGCCGACGAAGTGAAAGAAGGCGACATCGTGATCATCCGCTACGAAGGCCCGAAAGGCGGCCCGGGCATGCAGGAAATGCTCTACCCGACGTCGTACCTGAAGTCCAAGGGCCTGGGCAAAGCCTGCGCGCTGCTGACCGACGGTCGGTTCTCCGGCGGCACCTCCGGCCTGTCCATCGGCCACGCTTCGCCGGAAGCGGCTGCCGGCGGCGCTATTGGTCTGGTGCAGGACGGCGACAAGGTGCTGATCGACATTCCAAACCGTTCGATCAACCTGTTGATCAGCGACGAAGAACTGGCGGCACGCCGGGTCGAGCAGGACAAGAAAGGGTGGAAGCCGGTGGAAAAGCGTCCGCGCAAAGTCACCACCGCCCTGAAAGCCTACGCCCTGCTGGCGACCAGCGCCGATAAGGGTGCAGTACGTAACAAAGCGATGCTGGATGGGCTGTAA
- a CDS encoding REP-associated tyrosine transposase, with product MSTQQNAHRLRTGRYSELGRIYLLTAVTHQRHRIFQDWRMGRLLVSEFRKAQDDGEATSLAWVVMPDHFHWLIELHNGDLPRLMRITKSRSAHAINKARGCHGTLWQKGYFDRALRREDDLKAMARYIVANPLRAGLVERIGQYSLWDAVWL from the coding sequence ATGTCCACTCAGCAAAACGCACACCGACTGCGCACGGGGCGCTATTCAGAGCTCGGGCGCATCTACTTGCTCACTGCCGTCACCCACCAAAGACACCGAATCTTTCAAGATTGGCGCATGGGCCGCTTGCTGGTCAGCGAGTTCAGGAAAGCTCAAGACGATGGCGAAGCGACGTCGCTTGCCTGGGTGGTCATGCCGGATCACTTCCACTGGCTGATTGAATTGCATAACGGCGATTTACCAAGACTGATGCGAATCACGAAGTCGCGAAGTGCCCATGCCATCAATAAGGCCAGAGGCTGTCACGGGACGCTTTGGCAAAAGGGTTACTTCGACCGGGCGCTGCGTCGGGAGGATGACCTTAAGGCGATGGCGCGTTACATCGTCGCCAATCCCTTGCGCGCGGGTTTAGTTGAGCGTATCGGTCAATACTCACTGTGGGACGCGGTCTGGCTGTGA
- a CDS encoding MFS transporter, with translation MSESSCSPPLSGDLKRQQFSRFILITCISLISFFPINILLPSYPALSAKFDRPSAAIALSISLFTLVFSISQLIAGPLSDKWGRKEVLLGCITLSILGALGCALAPDYPAFLLFRAVQAMGCGFFVLGHALVEDLFDERDRARVRLYYMTLSGSFVALSPLIGSWLQTTFDWQGSFYGFALMALGMLIHASCILPSKSVSPHRASLSIIGTLKAVARNRDFLRYWWIAALVFACYFALISVTPLIFMDALKLTEYQYALVLMVYGAAYLLGGVAASFLQKHISLSQQINIGLGLLCIAGVLLTLVVSFNAINTLTLLIPMLISALAVTLVRPAAISAAMLLFSSSAGTAASAGNSIMFLTAAVTSAALAQTGTHLLMTIAVSFMVFSLWGWLTNTRINR, from the coding sequence ATGTCTGAGTCCTCCTGCTCGCCCCCGCTCAGTGGCGACCTCAAGCGCCAACAATTCTCCCGCTTCATCCTCATCACCTGCATTTCCCTGATCAGCTTCTTCCCGATCAATATCCTGCTGCCCTCTTACCCTGCCCTGTCCGCCAAATTCGATCGGCCATCCGCAGCCATCGCACTGTCCATCAGCCTGTTCACGCTGGTCTTTTCGATCTCTCAGCTGATCGCCGGCCCGCTTTCGGATAAATGGGGCCGCAAGGAAGTCCTGCTCGGCTGCATCACGCTGTCGATCCTGGGTGCTCTCGGTTGTGCATTGGCGCCGGATTATCCGGCCTTCCTGCTGTTTCGCGCGGTCCAGGCCATGGGTTGCGGCTTCTTCGTACTCGGCCACGCGTTAGTGGAAGACTTGTTCGACGAACGAGACCGCGCCCGTGTGCGCCTTTATTACATGACGCTGAGCGGTTCCTTTGTCGCGCTGTCGCCGCTGATCGGCTCGTGGCTGCAAACCACATTCGACTGGCAGGGGAGTTTCTATGGCTTCGCGCTGATGGCGCTGGGCATGTTGATCCACGCGTCCTGCATCTTGCCGTCCAAGTCCGTCAGCCCACACCGCGCCTCCCTATCGATCATCGGCACGCTGAAAGCCGTCGCACGCAACCGAGACTTCCTGCGCTACTGGTGGATCGCCGCGCTGGTATTCGCCTGCTACTTCGCCTTGATCAGCGTGACCCCGCTGATTTTCATGGATGCGTTGAAGCTCACCGAATACCAGTACGCGCTGGTGCTGATGGTATATGGCGCGGCTTATCTGCTCGGCGGAGTTGCGGCGTCGTTCTTGCAAAAACACATCTCGCTGTCCCAGCAAATCAACATTGGCCTCGGATTGCTCTGCATCGCCGGCGTGCTGTTAACGCTGGTCGTCAGCTTCAATGCCATCAACACCTTGACCCTGCTGATCCCCATGCTGATCAGCGCCCTGGCCGTCACCCTAGTGCGACCCGCCGCGATTTCTGCGGCAATGCTGCTGTTTTCAAGCAGCGCAGGGACGGCGGCGTCGGCGGGCAACAGCATCATGTTCCTCACGGCCGCCGTCACCAGCGCAGCGCTTGCGCAAACCGGCACCCATTTGTTGATGACCATTGCAGTCAGCTTCATGGTTTTCAGCCTGTGGGGTTGGCTGACGAATACCCGAATCAACCGCTGA
- a CDS encoding class I SAM-dependent rRNA methyltransferase gives MSLPSLRLKANADRRLRNGHLWVCSNEIDVAATPLHGFQAGDQAILEAAGGKTLGIVAMSPNNLICARLLSRDIKLPLDKSLLVHRLNVALSLRDRLFDKPFYRLVYGDSDLLPGLVVDRFGDILVVQIASATMEAHKDDVIAALTQVLKPSGILFKNDSAARDAEGLNRYVETVFGLVPEWVALEENGVKFEAPVIQGQKTGWFYDHRMNRARLAPYAKGKRVLDLYSYIGGRGVQAAAFGASEVFCVDASAFALDGVERNAALNGFAEKMTCIEGDVFEALKELKASEERFDVIVADPPAFIKRKKDMKNGEGAYRRLNEQAMRLLSKDGILVSASCSMHLPEDDLQNILLTSARHLDRNIQMLERGGQGPDHPVHPAIAETRYIKSITCRLLPNS, from the coding sequence ATGTCCCTGCCAAGCCTGCGTCTCAAAGCCAACGCCGATCGTCGTTTGCGCAACGGCCACCTGTGGGTCTGCAGCAACGAGATCGACGTGGCCGCCACCCCGCTTCACGGCTTCCAGGCAGGCGACCAAGCCATCCTGGAAGCGGCTGGCGGCAAGACCCTGGGCATCGTGGCCATGAGCCCGAACAACCTGATCTGCGCGCGCCTGCTGTCGCGCGACATCAAGTTGCCTCTGGACAAGTCGCTGCTGGTGCACCGCCTGAACGTGGCCCTGTCCCTGCGTGACCGCCTGTTCGACAAGCCGTTCTACCGCCTGGTGTACGGCGATTCAGACCTGCTGCCAGGCTTGGTCGTCGACCGTTTCGGCGACATCCTGGTGGTGCAGATCGCTTCGGCGACCATGGAAGCCCATAAGGACGACGTGATCGCCGCCCTGACCCAAGTACTCAAGCCCAGCGGCATCCTGTTCAAAAACGATTCCGCCGCGCGCGACGCCGAAGGCCTCAACCGCTACGTCGAGACCGTCTTCGGCCTGGTACCGGAGTGGGTCGCACTGGAAGAAAACGGCGTGAAATTCGAAGCCCCGGTGATCCAGGGCCAGAAAACCGGCTGGTTCTACGACCACCGCATGAACCGCGCCCGCCTGGCCCCCTACGCCAAAGGCAAGCGCGTCCTCGACCTGTACAGCTACATTGGCGGCCGGGGTGTGCAAGCGGCAGCCTTCGGCGCCAGTGAAGTGTTCTGCGTCGACGCCTCCGCCTTCGCCCTCGATGGTGTGGAACGCAACGCCGCGCTGAACGGCTTCGCCGAGAAAATGACTTGCATCGAAGGCGACGTCTTCGAAGCGCTGAAAGAACTGAAAGCCAGCGAAGAACGCTTCGACGTGATCGTCGCCGACCCACCGGCCTTCATCAAACGCAAAAAAGACATGAAGAACGGCGAAGGCGCCTACCGTCGCCTGAACGAACAAGCCATGCGCCTGCTCAGCAAGGACGGCATCCTGGTCAGCGCTTCATGCTCCATGCACCTGCCGGAAGACGACCTGCAGAACATCCTGCTGACCAGCGCCCGCCACCTGGACCGCAATATCCAGATGCTCGAACGCGGTGGCCAGGGCCCGGACCACCCGGTGCACCCGGCGATTGCCGAGACGCGGTATATCAAGAGCATCACGTGCCGGTTGTTGCCCAATAGCTGA
- a CDS encoding HDOD domain-containing protein has protein sequence MPPQPQIMVDLQMEQYMPDPDLEVIARLISQDPGLSGALLKIVNSPYYGLSNKIASIQRAVNLLGSRSVINLINAQSIKGEMSDDTIVTLNRFWDTAQDVAMTCLTLAKRTGFQAVDEAYALGLFHDCGVPLMLKRFPNYMAVLEEAYASAGPEWRVVDTENRAFNTNHAVVGYYTGKSWRLPEHVTDAIANHHNALAIFSDESTRNLQLKNLLAILKMAEHICSSYRVLGNQAVDLEWESVGHLVLDHVGLSDYDFESMKLSIRELGVH, from the coding sequence GTGCCGCCTCAACCGCAAATCATGGTGGATTTGCAGATGGAGCAGTACATGCCCGATCCGGACCTGGAAGTGATCGCCCGGTTGATTTCCCAGGATCCGGGCTTGTCGGGGGCATTGCTGAAGATCGTCAACTCACCTTATTACGGCCTGAGCAACAAGATTGCTTCGATCCAGCGCGCGGTGAACCTGTTGGGCAGTCGCTCGGTCATCAACCTGATCAACGCCCAGTCGATCAAGGGCGAGATGAGCGATGACACTATCGTCACCCTCAACCGCTTCTGGGACACCGCCCAGGATGTGGCGATGACCTGCCTGACCCTGGCCAAGCGCACGGGCTTCCAGGCGGTGGACGAGGCCTACGCGTTGGGGTTGTTCCACGATTGTGGCGTGCCGTTGATGCTCAAGCGGTTCCCCAATTACATGGCGGTGCTGGAGGAAGCTTATGCCAGCGCGGGCCCAGAGTGGCGTGTGGTCGATACGGAAAACCGCGCGTTCAACACCAACCACGCCGTGGTCGGTTACTACACGGGCAAGTCCTGGCGGCTGCCGGAGCATGTGACCGACGCTATCGCCAATCACCACAATGCCCTGGCGATCTTCAGCGATGAGTCGACGCGCAATCTGCAACTGAAAAACCTGCTGGCGATCCTCAAGATGGCCGAGCACATCTGTTCCTCCTACCGGGTGCTGGGTAATCAAGCGGTTGATCTCGAATGGGAAAGCGTTGGCCATCTGGTGCTCGACCATGTCGGCCTGTCGGACTACGACTTCGAAAGCATGAAGTTGTCGATCCGCGAGCTGGGCGTGCACTGA
- the mutM gene encoding bifunctional DNA-formamidopyrimidine glycosylase/DNA-(apurinic or apyrimidinic site) lyase → MPELPEVETTRRGIAPHLEGQRVSRVIVRERRLRWPIPEDLDVRLSGQRIVLVERRAKYLLINAEVGTLISHLGMSGNLRLVEVGMPAAKHEHVDIELESGLALRYTDPRRFGAMLWSQDPHNHELLIRLGPEPLTELFDGDRLFQLSRGRSMAVKPFIMDNAVVVGVGNIYATEALFAAGVDPRREAKGISRGRYLKLAIEIKRILAAAIERGGTTLRDFIGGDGQPGYFQQELFVYGRGGEACKVCGTELRNVVLGQRASVFCPKCQR, encoded by the coding sequence ATGCCCGAGTTGCCTGAAGTCGAAACCACCCGGCGCGGGATTGCCCCGCACCTCGAAGGCCAGCGTGTCAGCCGCGTGATCGTGCGTGAACGGCGCCTGCGCTGGCCGATTCCCGAGGACCTCGATGTGCGCCTGTCCGGACAGCGCATCGTGCTGGTGGAGCGGCGGGCCAAGTACCTGTTGATCAATGCCGAAGTGGGGACACTGATCAGCCATCTGGGCATGTCAGGCAACTTGCGCCTGGTGGAAGTCGGCATGCCGGCGGCCAAGCATGAGCATGTGGACATCGAATTGGAGTCTGGACTGGCCCTGCGCTACACCGACCCTCGCCGTTTTGGCGCAATGCTCTGGAGCCAGGACCCGCACAACCACGAACTGCTGATTCGCCTGGGGCCCGAGCCGTTGACCGAGCTGTTCGACGGCGACCGCCTGTTTCAGCTGTCCCGTGGACGTTCCATGGCGGTCAAGCCGTTCATCATGGATAACGCGGTGGTGGTGGGGGTGGGCAATATCTATGCGACGGAAGCCTTGTTCGCGGCGGGGGTTGATCCTCGCCGGGAGGCCAAGGGCATTTCCCGCGGGCGATATCTGAAACTGGCCATCGAGATCAAGCGCATTCTGGCGGCGGCCATCGAGCGTGGCGGCACTACGTTGCGCGACTTTATTGGTGGCGACGGCCAGCCGGGGTACTTCCAGCAGGAGTTGTTCGTCTACGGCCGTGGCGGTGAGGCGTGCAAGGTCTGCGGGACCGAACTGCGCAATGTGGTGCTGGGGCAGCGGGCGAGTGTGTTTTGCCCCAAGTGCCAGCGTTGA
- a CDS encoding YfhL family 4Fe-4S dicluster ferredoxin, protein MSLIITDDCINCDVCEPECPNAAISQGEEIYVIDPNLCTQCVGHYDEPQCQQVCPVDCIPLDEAHPETQEQLMEKYRKITGKA, encoded by the coding sequence ATGTCCCTGATCATCACCGACGATTGCATCAACTGCGACGTCTGCGAACCCGAGTGCCCAAACGCCGCCATTTCACAGGGCGAAGAGATCTATGTGATCGATCCCAACCTGTGTACCCAGTGTGTCGGCCACTACGACGAACCTCAGTGCCAGCAAGTCTGCCCTGTGGACTGCATTCCGCTGGATGAAGCCCATCCTGAAACGCAAGAGCAGTTGATGGAGAAGTACCGGAAGATTACCGGTAAGGCCTGA
- the coaD gene encoding pantetheine-phosphate adenylyltransferase — protein MNRVLYPGTFDPITKGHGDLVERASRLFDHVIIAVAASPKKNPLFPLEQRMELAQEVTKHLANVEVVGFSTLLAHFAKEQNANVFLRGLRAVSDFEYEFQLANMNRQLAPDVESLFLTPSERYSFISSTLVREIAALGGDITKFVHPAVADALTLRFKK, from the coding sequence ATGAACCGAGTGTTGTACCCAGGAACCTTCGACCCGATTACCAAAGGCCATGGCGATCTGGTCGAACGCGCCTCACGCTTGTTCGACCATGTGATCATCGCAGTCGCTGCCAGCCCCAAGAAAAACCCGCTGTTTCCCCTGGAGCAGCGCATGGAGCTGGCGCAAGAGGTCACCAAACACTTGGCCAACGTCGAGGTGGTCGGCTTTTCAACGCTGCTGGCGCATTTCGCCAAGGAACAGAATGCCAATGTGTTCCTGCGCGGCCTGCGAGCGGTCTCGGACTTCGAATACGAATTCCAGCTGGCCAACATGAACCGCCAACTGGCGCCGGACGTGGAAAGCCTGTTCCTCACACCGTCAGAACGTTATTCGTTCATTTCCTCGACGCTGGTCAGGGAAATCGCGGCCTTGGGCGGTGATATCACCAAGTTTGTGCACCCGGCGGTCGCCGATGCGCTGACCCTGCGCTTCAAGAAGTAA
- a CDS encoding GMC family oxidoreductase: MPVSDLFRDGLARGWKTHNGAALDRDLTLEADVAIIGSGAGGGTSAEILSAAGYKVLLIEEGPLKTSSDFKLLEDEAYASLYQEGIGRMSKDGAITILQGRAVGGTTLINWTSSFRTPDQTLAHWASEYAVKGHSSAEMAPWFEKMEQRLGIAPWAVPPNANNDVIRKGCETLGYSWHVIPRNVRGCFNLGYCGMGCPVNAKQSMLVTTIPSTLEQGGELLYLARAEHLKFSGDTITSLECAAMDTRCVAPTGYKITVKAKHYVLAGGGINSPALLMRSDAPDPHSRLGKRTFLHLVNFSAGLFDEVINPFYGAPQSIYSDHFQWQDGTTGKMSYKLEAPPLHPALASILFGGYGTQNALDMSQLPKTHAMLALLRDGFHPDSLGGSVDLRGDGTPVLDYQVSPYAWDGLRRAFHSMAEIQFAAGAKSVKPLHHDARYVTTLAEARSLIDGLNLELHRTCLGSAHVMGGCAMGEEPKNAVADSLGRHHQLRNLSIHDGSLFPTSIGANPQLSVYGLTAQLATALAERLKTA, encoded by the coding sequence ATGCCCGTATCTGATCTGTTCCGCGACGGCCTGGCCCGCGGCTGGAAGACCCACAATGGCGCCGCCCTCGACCGGGACCTGACCCTGGAAGCTGACGTAGCGATCATCGGCAGCGGCGCGGGCGGTGGCACCAGCGCCGAAATCCTCAGCGCGGCAGGCTACAAAGTGCTGCTGATCGAAGAAGGCCCGCTCAAGACCAGCAGCGACTTCAAGCTGCTGGAAGACGAAGCCTACGCCAGCCTGTATCAGGAAGGCATCGGCCGCATGAGCAAGGATGGCGCCATCACCATCCTCCAGGGTCGCGCAGTGGGCGGCACGACCTTGATCAACTGGACCTCCAGCTTCCGTACCCCGGATCAGACCCTCGCGCATTGGGCCAGCGAATACGCGGTCAAAGGCCACAGCAGCGCCGAGATGGCGCCCTGGTTCGAAAAAATGGAGCAGCGCCTGGGCATCGCGCCCTGGGCCGTGCCACCCAATGCCAACAACGATGTGATCCGCAAAGGCTGCGAAACACTCGGCTACAGCTGGCATGTGATCCCACGCAACGTGCGCGGCTGTTTCAATCTGGGCTACTGCGGCATGGGTTGCCCGGTCAACGCCAAACAATCGATGCTGGTGACCACTATTCCTTCCACCCTCGAGCAAGGCGGCGAGCTGCTGTACCTGGCCCGCGCCGAACACTTGAAGTTCAGCGGCGACACTATCACCAGCCTGGAATGCGCGGCGATGGACACGCGCTGCGTGGCACCCACCGGTTATAAAATCACCGTCAAAGCCAAGCATTACGTGCTCGCCGGCGGCGGTATCAATAGCCCGGCGCTGCTGATGCGTTCGGATGCGCCCGACCCCCACTCGCGGCTGGGTAAACGCACCTTCCTGCATCTGGTGAATTTTTCCGCGGGATTGTTCGACGAAGTGATCAACCCGTTCTACGGCGCGCCACAGTCGATTTATTCCGACCATTTCCAATGGCAGGACGGCACCACCGGCAAAATGTCTTACAAGCTGGAAGCACCACCCTTACACCCGGCCCTGGCCAGCATCTTGTTCGGTGGCTATGGCACGCAGAACGCACTGGATATGAGCCAACTGCCCAAAACCCACGCGATGCTGGCGCTGCTACGGGACGGTTTTCACCCCGACAGCCTGGGCGGTAGCGTGGACTTGCGTGGCGATGGCACACCAGTGCTCGACTATCAGGTCTCGCCCTACGCGTGGGATGGGCTGCGTCGGGCATTTCACAGCATGGCCGAGATTCAGTTCGCCGCAGGTGCCAAGTCGGTGAAACCGCTGCACCATGACGCACGCTACGTCACCACGCTGGCCGAGGCCCGCAGCCTGATTGATGGCCTGAACCTGGAACTGCACCGTACCTGCCTGGGCAGCGCCCACGTCATGGGCGGTTGTGCCATGGGCGAAGAGCCGAAAAACGCGGTCGCCGACAGTCTCGGGCGGCATCACCAATTGCGCAATCTGTCGATCCACGACGGTTCTTTATTCCCCACCAGCATTGGCGCCAACCCGCAATTGTCGGTGTACGGATTAACCGCGCAATTGGCGACCGCATTGGCTGAACGTCTGAAAACAGCATGA
- a CDS encoding twin-arginine translocation pathway signal protein, protein MHPSLTESPALSRRGVLKLGLCASAFLATAGLGASLSGCSSSTPASGFAMLRSSDLPFLRAVIPVLLEGAASAEAVAAGIEDTLKKLDYSLQHLSPEMFKLTQQLFDVLGMAVTRGPLTGIWGSWENASAEQIRNFLHRWENSYLNLLRMGQGSLLKLVIMAWYFRPTSWAHCGYPGPPTI, encoded by the coding sequence ATGCACCCTAGCCTGACTGAATCACCCGCGTTGTCACGGCGCGGCGTCTTGAAACTCGGCCTGTGCGCCAGCGCTTTCCTGGCCACCGCCGGGCTTGGTGCCAGCCTCAGCGGTTGTTCCAGCAGTACGCCGGCCAGCGGCTTTGCCATGTTGCGCAGCAGTGACCTGCCGTTTCTGCGGGCAGTGATTCCGGTATTGCTGGAAGGCGCGGCCAGTGCCGAGGCCGTGGCCGCAGGCATCGAGGACACGCTGAAAAAACTCGATTACAGCCTGCAACACCTGTCCCCTGAGATGTTCAAGCTGACCCAGCAGTTGTTCGATGTGCTGGGCATGGCCGTCACGCGAGGACCGCTGACCGGTATCTGGGGCAGTTGGGAAAATGCCAGCGCCGAGCAAATCCGCAACTTCCTCCATCGCTGGGAAAACAGTTACCTGAACCTGTTGCGCATGGGCCAGGGCTCGTTGCTCAAGCTGGTGATCATGGCCTGGTATTTCCGACCCACGTCTTGGGCCCATTGCGGCTATCCCGGCCCACCCACTATCTGA
- a CDS encoding coniferyl aldehyde dehydrogenase gives MPANVAYLQNSPELDQLQDLFDAQRRAYAANPMPPAAQRQQWLKALREILSDERQALIEAISRDFSHRSADETLFAELMPSLHGIHYASKHLKRRMKPSRRAVGIAFQPASAKVIYQPLGVVGVIVPWNYPLYLAIGPLVGALAAGNRVMLKLSESTPATGQLLKTLLAKIFPEDLVCVVLGEAEVGMAFSRLPLDHLLFTGATSIGKHVMRAAAEHLTPVTLELGGKSPAIVSADVPLKDAAERIAFGKALNAGQTCVAPDYVLVPEDRIDGFVEAYSKAVRGFYPTLADNPDYTAIVNERQLARLNGYLKDATDKGATVLPLYDQGQDRRMAHVLLLNVTDEMTLMQDEIFGPLLPIVPYRGLDQAFAYINQRPRPLALYYFGYNKAEQNRVLHETHSGGVCLNDTLLHVAQDDMPFGGIGPSGMGHYHGHEGFLTFSKAKGVLVKQRLNAAKLIYPPYGKSIQKLIQKLFVR, from the coding sequence ATGCCTGCCAACGTTGCCTACCTGCAAAATTCCCCGGAGCTGGACCAACTCCAGGACCTCTTCGATGCCCAACGTCGCGCCTATGCAGCCAATCCAATGCCGCCGGCCGCGCAGCGTCAGCAATGGCTCAAAGCGTTGCGGGAGATCCTCAGCGACGAGCGTCAGGCGCTGATTGAGGCTATCAGCCGCGATTTCAGCCATCGCAGCGCTGACGAAACCCTGTTCGCCGAACTGATGCCCAGCCTGCACGGCATCCATTACGCCAGCAAACACCTCAAGCGCCGGATGAAACCGTCCCGGCGCGCCGTCGGCATCGCCTTCCAGCCCGCCTCGGCCAAGGTTATTTATCAGCCGTTGGGCGTGGTCGGGGTCATCGTGCCCTGGAATTACCCGTTGTACCTGGCCATCGGTCCGTTGGTGGGCGCACTGGCCGCGGGCAACCGGGTAATGCTCAAGCTCAGCGAGTCGACACCGGCCACCGGGCAGTTACTCAAAACCCTGTTGGCAAAGATTTTCCCCGAAGACCTGGTGTGCGTGGTGCTGGGCGAAGCCGAAGTGGGCATGGCATTTTCCAGGTTACCCCTTGATCACCTGCTGTTCACCGGGGCTACCAGTATCGGCAAGCACGTGATGCGCGCCGCCGCCGAACACCTGACCCCGGTCACCCTGGAACTGGGCGGCAAATCACCGGCCATTGTTTCAGCCGACGTGCCCCTCAAGGACGCCGCCGAACGGATCGCCTTCGGCAAGGCGCTGAACGCCGGGCAAACCTGCGTGGCACCGGACTACGTGCTGGTGCCGGAAGATCGCATCGACGGTTTCGTCGAGGCCTACAGTAAAGCCGTGCGCGGGTTCTATCCGACCCTGGCCGACAATCCGGACTACACGGCCATCGTCAACGAGCGGCAACTTGCCCGGCTCAACGGCTACCTCAAGGACGCCACCGACAAAGGTGCCACCGTGCTCCCGCTCTATGATCAGGGCCAGGACCGACGCATGGCCCATGTCCTGCTGCTCAATGTGACTGATGAGATGACGCTGATGCAGGACGAAATTTTCGGCCCGCTGCTGCCGATCGTGCCCTATCGCGGCCTCGACCAGGCCTTCGCCTACATCAACCAGCGCCCTCGCCCGCTGGCGCTGTATTACTTCGGCTACAACAAGGCCGAACAGAACCGCGTCCTCCACGAAACCCATTCTGGCGGCGTGTGCCTGAACGACACCCTGCTGCACGTGGCCCAGGACGATATGCCTTTCGGCGGCATCGGCCCTTCAGGCATGGGTCATTACCACGGACATGAAGGCTTCCTGACGTTCAGTAAGGCCAAGGGCGTGCTGGTCAAACAGCGCCTGAACGCGGCCAAGCTGATTTATCCGCCCTACGGCAAGTCCATTCAAAAGCTGATCCAGAAGCTGTTCGTCCGCTAA